One stretch of Variovorax sp. 54 DNA includes these proteins:
- a CDS encoding ABC transporter substrate-binding protein gives MNPLRHVFCAASVVTLASALVPAHAQGVIKIGEINSYKAQPAFLEPYKKGMELAVDEINAKGGVNGKKLELISRDDNANPGDAVRVAEELISREKVDVLAGAFLSNTGLALTDFAKQKKFFYLAAEPLTDKIVWSNGNKYTYRLRPSTYMQVAMLVPEAAKLKKKRWAIVYPNYEYGQSSVATFKTLLKAVQPDVEFVAEQAPPLGKVDAGSVAQALADAKPDAIFNVLFGADLSKFVREGNTRGLFKDREVVSVLTGEPEYLDPLKDEAPNGWIVTGYPWYGIKTAEHKAFNDAYQAKFKDYPRLGSVVGYSAIYSIAAGVKKAGSTDTEKLVAAFKGLQVDTPFGKISYRAQDNQSTMGAYVGKTKNDGGKGVMVDYVYLDGAKFQPTDDEVKKMRPAD, from the coding sequence ATGAATCCATTGCGCCATGTCTTCTGCGCCGCTTCCGTCGTCACGCTGGCTTCGGCCCTGGTCCCCGCGCATGCGCAGGGCGTGATCAAGATCGGCGAAATCAACAGCTACAAGGCGCAGCCCGCCTTCCTCGAGCCCTACAAGAAGGGCATGGAACTCGCGGTCGACGAGATCAACGCCAAGGGCGGCGTCAACGGCAAGAAGCTCGAGCTCATCAGCCGCGACGACAACGCCAACCCCGGCGATGCCGTGCGCGTGGCCGAAGAACTCATCTCGCGTGAAAAGGTCGACGTGCTGGCCGGCGCCTTCCTGTCGAACACCGGCCTGGCGCTGACCGACTTCGCCAAGCAGAAGAAATTCTTCTACCTCGCCGCCGAGCCGCTGACCGACAAGATCGTCTGGAGCAACGGCAACAAGTACACCTACCGCCTGCGCCCCTCGACCTACATGCAGGTCGCGATGCTGGTGCCCGAGGCGGCCAAGCTCAAGAAGAAGCGCTGGGCCATCGTGTACCCCAACTACGAATACGGCCAGTCGTCGGTCGCCACCTTCAAGACCTTGCTGAAGGCCGTGCAGCCCGACGTCGAGTTCGTCGCCGAGCAGGCACCGCCGCTGGGCAAGGTCGATGCAGGCAGCGTGGCGCAGGCCCTGGCCGATGCCAAGCCCGACGCCATCTTCAATGTGCTGTTCGGCGCCGACCTCTCCAAGTTCGTGCGCGAAGGCAACACGCGCGGCCTGTTCAAGGACCGGGAAGTCGTGAGCGTGCTGACCGGCGAGCCCGAGTACCTCGACCCGCTGAAGGACGAAGCACCCAACGGCTGGATCGTCACCGGCTACCCCTGGTACGGCATCAAGACCGCCGAGCACAAGGCCTTCAACGACGCCTACCAGGCCAAGTTCAAGGACTACCCGCGCCTGGGTTCGGTGGTGGGCTACAGCGCCATCTACTCGATCGCGGCCGGCGTGAAGAAGGCCGGCAGCACCGACACCGAAAAGCTGGTCGCAGCCTTCAAGGGCCTGCAGGTCGACACGCCCTTCGGCAAGATCAGCTATCGCGCGCAGGACAACCAGTCCACCATGGGCGCGTACGTCGGCAAGACCAAGAACGACGGCGGCAAGGGCGTGATGGTCGACTACGTGTACCTCGACGGTGCCAAGTTCCAGCCGACGGATGACGAAGTGAAGAAGATGCGCCCCGCCGACTGA
- a CDS encoding ABC transporter permease, translating into MSFSGFVVQLLNGLAGASSLFLVAAGLSLIFGVTRIVNFAHGSFFMVGIYTAYTLVEKLGPSVGFWPALLIAALAVGVLGALIEVLLLRRIYKAPELFQLLATFALVLVIKDAVLWLWGPDELLGPRAPGLKGSVEILGRQFPSYDLFLIIVGPLVLGLVWLLLTRTRFGTLVRAATQDREMVSALGVNQAWLFTAVFALGALLAGLGGALQLPREPATLEMDLNTIGAAFVVVVVGGMGSLPGAYVAALLIAEIKAVCIWLGVVQIFGIDVSFSKLTLMVDFLVMAIVLVWRPWGLFGRPQAPSRYVGMQEEPLRPPSTAYIVAAAGLALVLAALPLLTAGSPYTTVLMIDLLIAALFATSLHFIMGPAGMHSFGHAAYFGLGAYGAALLVRTLHLPMELALVVAPLVAALGAFVYGWFAVRLSGVYLAMLTLAFAQITWAITYQWDSFTGGSNGLTGVWPSEWLSNKQVYYWLTLVLVGAGVWWLRRVLFSPFGYALRAGRDSVLRADAIGIDVKRMQWAAFVIAGTVAGLAGALYAFSKGSISPESLSVGKSVDGLVMVLLGGIQTLAGPVVGAVTFTWLHDTVARNTDYWRAMLGAIILILVLLFPQGIAGSIKQLVDRWRAPKNDEADAKLKEVKA; encoded by the coding sequence ATGAGCTTTTCAGGCTTCGTTGTTCAGTTGCTCAACGGGTTGGCTGGCGCGTCTTCGCTATTTTTGGTGGCGGCCGGTCTTTCGTTGATCTTCGGCGTGACGCGCATCGTCAACTTCGCCCATGGGTCGTTCTTCATGGTGGGCATCTACACCGCGTACACGCTCGTCGAGAAGCTCGGCCCGAGCGTGGGCTTCTGGCCTGCGCTGTTGATCGCCGCGCTCGCGGTGGGCGTGCTGGGTGCGCTCATCGAGGTGCTGCTCTTGCGCCGCATCTACAAGGCGCCCGAGCTGTTCCAGCTGCTGGCCACCTTCGCGCTCGTGCTCGTCATCAAGGACGCGGTGCTGTGGCTCTGGGGCCCTGACGAACTGCTCGGCCCGCGCGCGCCGGGCCTCAAGGGCTCGGTCGAAATCCTCGGTCGCCAGTTTCCGTCCTACGACCTGTTCCTGATCATCGTCGGCCCGCTCGTGCTCGGCCTCGTCTGGCTGCTGCTCACGCGCACGCGCTTCGGCACGCTGGTGCGCGCCGCCACGCAAGACCGCGAGATGGTCAGCGCGCTCGGCGTCAACCAGGCCTGGCTGTTCACCGCCGTGTTCGCGCTCGGCGCGCTGCTCGCGGGCCTGGGCGGTGCGCTGCAACTGCCGCGCGAACCCGCCACGCTCGAGATGGACCTGAACACCATCGGCGCCGCGTTCGTCGTCGTCGTGGTCGGCGGCATGGGCTCGCTGCCCGGCGCCTACGTGGCCGCACTGCTCATCGCCGAGATCAAGGCCGTGTGCATCTGGCTGGGCGTGGTGCAGATCTTCGGCATCGACGTGTCGTTCTCCAAGCTCACGCTGATGGTCGACTTCCTCGTGATGGCCATCGTGCTGGTGTGGCGCCCGTGGGGCCTGTTCGGCCGGCCGCAGGCGCCGAGCCGCTACGTCGGCATGCAGGAAGAACCGCTGCGCCCCCCGAGCACGGCCTACATCGTGGCCGCCGCCGGGCTCGCGCTCGTGCTCGCCGCGCTGCCGCTGCTGACGGCCGGTTCGCCCTACACCACGGTGCTGATGATCGACCTGCTGATCGCCGCGCTGTTCGCCACCAGCCTGCACTTCATCATGGGGCCGGCCGGCATGCACTCCTTCGGCCACGCCGCGTACTTCGGCCTCGGGGCCTACGGCGCGGCGCTGCTGGTGCGTACGCTGCATTTGCCGATGGAGCTGGCTCTCGTGGTCGCGCCGCTGGTGGCCGCGCTCGGTGCCTTTGTCTACGGCTGGTTCGCCGTGCGGCTGTCGGGCGTGTACCTCGCGATGCTCACGCTGGCCTTTGCGCAGATCACCTGGGCGATCACCTACCAGTGGGACAGCTTCACGGGCGGCAGCAACGGCCTGACCGGCGTGTGGCCGTCGGAGTGGCTGTCGAACAAGCAGGTGTACTACTGGCTCACGCTGGTGCTCGTGGGCGCCGGCGTGTGGTGGCTGCGCCGCGTGCTGTTCTCGCCCTTCGGCTATGCGCTGCGCGCGGGTCGCGACTCGGTGCTGCGCGCCGACGCCATCGGCATCGACGTCAAGCGCATGCAGTGGGCGGCCTTCGTCATCGCCGGCACCGTGGCGGGCCTGGCCGGTGCGCTCTATGCGTTCTCGAAGGGCAGCATCTCGCCCGAGAGCCTGTCGGTCGGCAAGTCGGTCGACGGCCTCGTGATGGTGCTGCTGGGTGGCATCCAGACCCTGGCGGGGCCGGTGGTCGGCGCCGTCACCTTCACCTGGCTGCACGACACCGTGGCGCGCAACACCGACTACTGGCGCGCCATGCTCGGCGCCATCATCCTGATCCTGGTGCTTCTGTTCCCGCAGGGCATTGCGGGGTCGATCAAGCAACTCGTCGACCGGTGGCGCGCACCGAAGAATGATGAAGCAGATGCGAAGCTCAAGGAGGTGAAAGCATGA
- a CDS encoding ABC transporter ATP-binding protein: MSLLKVTNLGKSFGGVKAVDGISFELPAGELLALIGPNGAGKSTTFNMVNGQLKADQGSITLDGHELVGRKPREIWRKGVGRTFQIAETFASLTVVENVQMALLSHDHKLFSMWRRAADHKRDEALALLDQVGMKAQADRPCSVLAYGDVKRVELAIAMANSPKLLLMDEPTAGMAPQERNSLMALTKDLVIQRGMAVLFTEHSMDVVFAYADRMIVLARGRLIAQGKPLEIRDHPKVQEVYFGSGKTFEKIAEKAAALGVAA; encoded by the coding sequence ATGAGCCTCCTCAAAGTCACCAACCTCGGCAAGTCTTTCGGCGGCGTGAAGGCCGTGGACGGCATCAGCTTCGAGCTGCCCGCGGGCGAACTGCTCGCGCTCATCGGCCCCAACGGCGCCGGCAAGTCGACCACCTTCAACATGGTGAACGGCCAGCTCAAGGCCGACCAGGGCTCGATCACGCTCGACGGTCACGAACTCGTGGGCCGCAAGCCACGAGAGATCTGGCGCAAGGGCGTGGGCCGCACCTTCCAGATCGCCGAAACCTTCGCCTCGCTCACCGTCGTCGAGAACGTGCAGATGGCACTGCTCTCGCACGACCACAAGCTGTTCTCGATGTGGCGCAGGGCAGCGGACCACAAGCGCGACGAGGCGCTGGCGTTGCTCGACCAGGTCGGCATGAAGGCGCAGGCCGACCGGCCCTGCAGCGTGCTGGCGTACGGCGACGTGAAGCGCGTCGAACTCGCCATCGCCATGGCCAACTCGCCCAAGCTGTTGCTCATGGACGAGCCCACCGCCGGCATGGCGCCCCAGGAGCGCAACTCGCTCATGGCGCTCACCAAGGACCTCGTCATTCAACGCGGCATGGCCGTGCTGTTCACCGAGCACAGCATGGACGTGGTGTTCGCGTACGCCGACCGCATGATCGTGCTGGCGCGCGGGCGCCTCATCGCGCAGGGCAAGCCGCTCGAGATCCGCGACCACCCGAAGGTGCAGGAGGTGTACTTCGGCAGCGGCAAGACCTTCGAGAAGATCGCCGAAAAGGCCGCAGCGCTGGGAGTCGCAGCATGA
- a CDS encoding ABC transporter ATP-binding protein, producing the protein MSTHEPLLQAKALCAWYGAAQILYDVDLEVRRGEVVALMGRNGAGKSTTLKTLIGMLGKRRGAVRFLGHDISKSEPHHAARLGLGFVPEDRRVFTDLTVMENLEVGKQPARQWADGTAAPLWTPERLFQLFPNLGEMPNRPGGRMSGGEQQMLTVARTLMGNPYLVLLDEPSEGVAPVIVEQMANMILELKAQGVSILLSEQNMHFAELVSDRAYVLEKGQIRYHATMAELAANEEVRRAYLSV; encoded by the coding sequence ATGAGCACACACGAACCTCTCTTGCAAGCCAAGGCGCTGTGCGCCTGGTATGGCGCCGCGCAGATCCTCTACGACGTCGACCTCGAAGTGCGGCGCGGCGAAGTCGTCGCGCTCATGGGCCGCAACGGCGCGGGCAAGTCGACCACGCTCAAGACGCTCATCGGCATGCTGGGCAAGCGCCGCGGCGCGGTGCGCTTCCTGGGCCACGACATTTCGAAAAGCGAGCCGCACCACGCAGCGCGCCTGGGCCTGGGCTTCGTGCCCGAAGACCGGCGCGTGTTCACCGACCTCACGGTGATGGAGAACCTCGAGGTCGGCAAGCAGCCCGCGCGCCAGTGGGCCGACGGCACCGCGGCGCCGCTGTGGACGCCCGAGCGCCTGTTCCAGCTGTTCCCCAACCTCGGCGAAATGCCGAACCGCCCGGGCGGTCGCATGAGCGGTGGCGAGCAGCAGATGCTCACCGTGGCGCGCACGCTGATGGGCAACCCGTATCTCGTGCTGCTCGACGAACCTTCCGAGGGCGTGGCCCCCGTCATCGTCGAGCAGATGGCCAACATGATCCTCGAGCTCAAGGCGCAGGGCGTGAGCATCCTGCTGTCGGAGCAGAACATGCACTTCGCCGAGCTGGTCTCCGACCGCGCCTACGTGCTCGAGAAGGGGCAGATCCGCTACCACGCGACGATGGCCGAGTTGGCGGCCAACGAAGAAGTGCGCCGCGCCTACCTCAGCGTCTAG
- the pncA gene encoding bifunctional nicotinamidase/pyrazinamidase has translation MHRRTVLKSAAALGLVGSLGSFGLSSAFAAGKIKPGGKAALIVVDVQNCFLDGGTLAVKGGNEVIPVINALAPAFQNIVVTQDWHTAGHASFASTYSGKKPFETTKLNYGTQVLWPDHCVQGTDDAALGKELKVPTAQLIIRKGFHKEMDSYSAFEEADHKTATGLAGYLKARGIKTVFVTGLATDFCVAWTAMDARKAGFEAYVIEDATRGIDLNGSLAAAWKQMTAKGVKRIQSGDIQAG, from the coding sequence ATGCATCGCAGAACCGTCTTGAAGTCCGCCGCTGCCCTCGGGCTCGTCGGCAGCCTCGGCAGTTTCGGCCTCTCGTCCGCTTTCGCGGCCGGCAAGATCAAGCCCGGCGGCAAGGCCGCGCTGATCGTGGTCGATGTGCAGAACTGCTTCCTTGACGGCGGCACGCTCGCGGTGAAGGGCGGCAACGAGGTGATTCCGGTCATCAACGCGCTGGCACCCGCGTTCCAGAACATCGTCGTCACGCAGGACTGGCACACGGCGGGCCACGCCTCTTTTGCGAGCACCTACTCGGGCAAGAAGCCCTTCGAGACGACCAAGCTCAACTACGGCACGCAGGTGCTGTGGCCCGACCACTGCGTGCAGGGCACCGACGACGCCGCGCTCGGCAAGGAGCTGAAGGTGCCGACCGCGCAGCTCATCATCCGCAAGGGCTTCCATAAAGAGATGGACAGCTATTCCGCCTTCGAAGAGGCCGACCACAAGACGGCCACCGGCCTGGCGGGCTACCTCAAGGCGCGCGGCATCAAGACCGTGTTCGTCACGGGCCTGGCCACCGACTTCTGCGTGGCCTGGACCGCGATGGACGCGCGCAAGGCCGGCTTCGAGGCCTACGTGATCGAAGACGCCACGCGCGGCATCGACCTCAACGGCTCGCTGGCCGCAGCCTGGAAGCAGATGACGGCCAAGGGCGTGAAGCGCATCCAGTCGGGCGACATCCAGGCCGGCTGA
- a CDS encoding ABC transporter substrate-binding protein produces MKLSISRRTLVAGGAALALGPGLLRPARADNGVTDTTIRIGQSAVFSGPAKDFGVDYRAGIQLYFDRVNKSGGVHGRKIELVTYDDAYEPAKTAANTAKLIDEDKVFALTGYVATGNLAAAMPLAEKAGVPMFAPLVGTTSFRTKTNRYLFHVRAGYDLELRKIISHLSTLGIQSIAVVYQDSAFGKSNLATCEQLAAEYKVKVVQTLPMAIAAEDAKQVIGGLAEGRPGAVVMIMAGRMTEVFIRDYRASGAAAPLYTLSVGITDAAGSAKRLDGKLAGLVTASIVPPPGAQRVPIVADYQRDRAEFGQKIDSYTALEGYIVARVMVEGLRRAGKALTRDSFIAGLESIGSTRFGDFPVDYSAKNHNGSTFVDLEMYTRDGQLRR; encoded by the coding sequence ATGAAGCTTTCGATTTCAAGGCGCACGCTGGTGGCGGGCGGCGCGGCCCTGGCGCTCGGCCCCGGCCTGCTGCGGCCGGCGCGCGCGGACAACGGCGTGACCGACACGACGATCCGCATCGGCCAGTCGGCCGTGTTCAGCGGCCCGGCGAAAGACTTCGGCGTGGACTACCGCGCGGGCATCCAGCTGTACTTCGACCGCGTCAACAAGTCGGGCGGTGTGCACGGCCGCAAGATCGAACTCGTCACCTACGACGACGCCTACGAGCCCGCGAAAACGGCCGCCAACACCGCGAAGCTGATCGACGAGGACAAGGTCTTCGCGCTCACCGGCTACGTCGCCACGGGCAACCTCGCGGCCGCGATGCCACTGGCCGAGAAGGCCGGCGTGCCGATGTTCGCGCCGCTGGTGGGCACCACGTCGTTCCGCACCAAGACCAACCGCTACCTGTTCCACGTGCGCGCGGGCTACGACCTGGAGCTGCGCAAGATCATCAGTCACCTCTCGACCTTGGGCATCCAGTCGATCGCCGTGGTCTACCAGGACAGCGCCTTCGGCAAGTCGAACCTCGCCACCTGCGAGCAGCTGGCCGCCGAATACAAGGTGAAGGTGGTGCAGACGCTGCCCATGGCCATCGCCGCCGAAGACGCGAAGCAGGTGATCGGCGGGCTCGCCGAAGGCCGCCCCGGCGCCGTCGTGATGATCATGGCCGGGCGCATGACCGAGGTCTTCATCCGCGACTACCGCGCGAGCGGCGCGGCGGCGCCGCTGTACACGCTGTCGGTCGGCATCACCGACGCGGCGGGTTCGGCCAAGCGGCTCGACGGCAAGCTCGCCGGGCTGGTCACGGCCAGCATCGTGCCGCCGCCCGGCGCGCAGCGCGTGCCCATCGTGGCCGACTACCAGCGCGACCGCGCCGAGTTCGGCCAGAAGATCGACAGCTACACCGCGCTGGAGGGCTACATCGTTGCGCGCGTGATGGTCGAAGGCCTGCGCCGCGCGGGCAAGGCGCTCACGCGCGACAGCTTCATCGCCGGGCTCGAGAGCATCGGCAGCACGCGCTTCGGCGACTTCCCCGTCGACTACAGCGCGAAGAACCACAACGGCTCGACCTTCGTGGACCTGGAGATGTACACCCGTGACGGCCAGTTGCGGCGCTGA
- a CDS encoding (2Fe-2S)-binding protein — protein MTASCGAEPLHLQVNGQAHTLAGVPREASLLHLLRNDLGLNGPKYGCGLGQCGACTVHVDGVAARSCVIPAHGVAGRSITTLEGLGMRGRWHPVQAAFEDAQAAQCGYCLNGMVMQAAALLARDPHASEARIRSELSGNLCRCGTHIEILDAVQRAAVRMRVETKP, from the coding sequence GTGACGGCCAGTTGCGGCGCTGAGCCGCTGCACCTGCAGGTCAACGGCCAGGCGCACACGCTCGCCGGCGTGCCGCGTGAAGCCTCGCTGCTGCACCTGCTGCGCAACGACCTGGGCCTCAACGGGCCGAAGTACGGCTGCGGGTTGGGGCAGTGCGGTGCGTGCACGGTGCATGTCGATGGCGTGGCGGCGCGGTCCTGCGTGATTCCCGCGCACGGCGTGGCGGGGCGCAGCATCACGACGCTGGAAGGGCTGGGCATGCGCGGGCGCTGGCATCCGGTGCAAGCCGCGTTTGAAGACGCGCAGGCTGCGCAGTGCGGCTATTGCTTGAACGGCATGGTGATGCAGGCGGCCGCGCTGCTCGCGCGTGATCCGCACGCGAGCGAGGCGCGCATCCGCAGCGAGCTGTCGGGCAACCTGTGCCGCTGCGGCACGCACATCGAGATCCTGGACGCGGTGCAGCGCGCGGCGGTGCGCATGCGCGTGGAGACGAAGCCGTGA
- a CDS encoding molybdopterin cofactor-binding domain-containing protein — MTRRADLPQTRAEFLAADGVLLVVRDAPPPPPPAKGQPAFIASNPIEGDEVLLALWDDGSVSALNGHVDLGTGIQTALAQIVAEELDLGMPCVRMMLGDTARAPNQGATIASASLQIHAQPLRLAAAQARAWLLARAAEQLGVAVDALQVRNGVVRVTETPDRHINYADLVAHQRTVLRLDLDTTPKNPADYRLVGTRQARVDIPAKLAGDLVFVHDMRVPGMLHGRVVRPPYAGADHGDFIGNTLESVDESSIVHIPGIRAVVVLRDFVGIVAEREEHAEQAMRELRVAWKPWPGMPDLRDVAQALRDNPSTQRLLVDEGDVDGAMAAAAQPMQRTYVWPYQMHASIGPSCALADWQPADGSGMQLRCWAGSQNPHVLRADLAKLMGVDDVQVDVVRMEAAGCYGRNGADDVAADAALLARAVGAPVRVQLSREQEHAWEPKGAAQLMEIDGGLMADGRVAAYDFETSYPSNGAPTLALLLTRTVEPVAQAYEMGDRTARPPYSYDNLRVKVNDMAPIVRASWLRGVSALPSSFAHESYIDELATAAGVDPVQFRLRHLDDPRAIELVQATAQKAGWRMRTGPKENADGGLGDGGDILFGQGFAYARYIHSKWPGFGAAWAAWVADVEVNRKTGEVHVRRVVVGHDAGLLVNPAGVEHQVHGNVIQTTSRALMEEVKFAPQQGAATGGAQLPGVLPTGVVASREWGSYPIINFRDVPVIEIMHMPRPGEPSLGAGESSSVPGTAAIANAIFDATGVRFRSPPFTPETVLAELNRVLLPPLPGEGGGGGERPWSGDAAVPPSQPSPGRGRSNAGAIWPKRKGLWATGAALFIGGLGVIAGLLGWRSAIAPVSLTAPVYSQSTIERGRVLAALGDCAVCHTAPGGAPNAGGRAMETPFGTLYTTNLTPDADTGLGRWSFSAFQRAMREGVSRDGHHLYPAFPYTAFAKTSDDDLQALYAHFMAMPAVRAETPKSELKFPFNLRPLMAGWNALFHDPAPLQPVPTQSAEWNRGAYLVNGLGHCGACHTPRNALGAEQGGSAFLSGAMVDGWEAPALTQLSKAAVPWDTDALYRYLRNGHSPRHGIAGGPMAEVVRELAQVPDADVRAMAVYLGSFNPEPVAQPQALAQQAIDNAARTQGQLLGPAQRMFDSACASCHHDGDGPTLLGVNTPLALNSSLTSTRPDNLLRTILDGVRAPAHRDIGFMPAFREALDDRQIADLAGYMRARFAPQEAAWPNLPADVARVRATPGH; from the coding sequence ATGACGCGCCGCGCCGACCTGCCGCAAACACGCGCGGAATTCCTCGCCGCCGATGGCGTGCTGCTGGTGGTGCGCGACGCACCGCCCCCACCACCGCCCGCCAAAGGCCAACCCGCCTTCATCGCCAGCAACCCCATCGAAGGCGATGAAGTGCTCCTCGCGCTGTGGGACGACGGCAGCGTCTCCGCGCTCAACGGCCACGTCGACCTGGGCACCGGCATCCAGACTGCGCTGGCGCAGATCGTGGCCGAAGAGCTCGACCTCGGCATGCCCTGCGTGCGCATGATGCTCGGCGACACCGCACGCGCGCCCAACCAGGGCGCGACCATCGCGAGCGCGTCGCTCCAGATCCACGCGCAGCCGTTGCGGCTGGCCGCCGCGCAGGCGCGCGCCTGGCTGCTGGCGCGTGCGGCCGAGCAGCTGGGCGTGGCCGTCGATGCGCTGCAGGTGCGCAACGGCGTGGTGCGCGTCACCGAGACGCCGGACCGCCACATCAACTACGCAGACCTCGTGGCGCACCAGCGCACGGTGCTGCGCCTCGACCTCGACACGACACCCAAGAACCCGGCCGACTACCGCCTCGTCGGCACGCGCCAGGCGCGCGTCGACATTCCGGCCAAGCTCGCGGGCGACCTCGTGTTCGTGCACGACATGCGCGTGCCCGGCATGCTGCACGGCCGCGTGGTGCGCCCGCCGTATGCGGGCGCGGACCACGGCGACTTCATCGGCAACACGCTCGAATCGGTCGACGAATCGTCGATCGTGCACATCCCCGGTATTCGCGCCGTGGTCGTGCTTCGCGACTTCGTCGGCATCGTCGCCGAGCGCGAGGAGCACGCCGAGCAGGCGATGCGCGAACTGCGCGTGGCATGGAAGCCCTGGCCCGGCATGCCCGACCTGCGCGATGTGGCGCAGGCCCTGCGCGACAACCCGTCGACGCAGCGGCTGCTGGTCGACGAGGGCGATGTCGATGGCGCCATGGCCGCTGCTGCGCAGCCGATGCAGCGCACCTACGTGTGGCCGTACCAGATGCACGCGTCCATCGGCCCGTCGTGCGCGCTGGCCGACTGGCAGCCCGCCGATGGCAGCGGCATGCAGCTGCGGTGCTGGGCCGGTTCGCAGAACCCGCACGTGCTGCGCGCCGATCTCGCGAAGCTCATGGGCGTGGACGACGTGCAGGTCGACGTGGTGCGCATGGAGGCCGCGGGCTGCTACGGCCGCAACGGCGCCGACGACGTGGCGGCCGATGCCGCGCTGCTCGCGCGTGCCGTGGGTGCGCCGGTGCGTGTGCAGCTCTCGCGCGAGCAGGAGCATGCGTGGGAGCCCAAGGGCGCCGCGCAGCTCATGGAGATCGACGGCGGGCTGATGGCCGACGGCCGCGTCGCCGCCTACGACTTCGAAACCTCGTACCCCTCGAACGGCGCGCCCACACTGGCGCTGCTGCTCACGCGCACGGTCGAGCCCGTGGCGCAGGCCTACGAGATGGGCGACCGCACCGCGCGCCCGCCCTACAGCTACGACAACCTGCGCGTGAAGGTCAACGACATGGCGCCGATCGTGCGCGCCTCGTGGCTGCGCGGCGTGTCGGCGCTGCCGAGTTCGTTCGCACACGAGTCGTACATCGACGAGCTGGCCACGGCGGCGGGTGTCGACCCGGTGCAGTTTCGCCTGCGGCACCTGGACGACCCGCGCGCGATCGAACTCGTGCAGGCCACCGCGCAGAAGGCCGGCTGGCGCATGCGCACCGGGCCGAAGGAGAACGCCGACGGCGGTCTTGGCGACGGCGGTGACATCCTCTTCGGCCAGGGCTTTGCGTACGCGCGCTACATCCACAGCAAGTGGCCGGGCTTCGGTGCGGCGTGGGCTGCGTGGGTGGCCGATGTGGAGGTGAATCGAAAGACCGGCGAGGTGCATGTGCGCCGCGTGGTGGTGGGGCACGACGCGGGGCTGCTGGTCAACCCGGCGGGTGTCGAGCACCAGGTGCATGGCAACGTGATCCAGACCACGAGCCGTGCGCTGATGGAAGAGGTGAAGTTCGCGCCGCAGCAGGGCGCCGCAACGGGCGGTGCGCAGTTGCCGGGCGTGTTGCCGACCGGCGTGGTCGCGAGCCGCGAGTGGGGCAGCTACCCGATCATCAATTTCCGCGACGTGCCGGTGATCGAGATCATGCACATGCCGCGGCCGGGCGAGCCGTCACTGGGTGCGGGCGAGTCGTCGTCGGTGCCGGGGACGGCGGCGATTGCGAATGCGATCTTCGATGCCACGGGGGTCAGGTTCAGGTCGCCGCCGTTCACGCCGGAGACGGTGCTGGCCGAGTTGAACAGGGTTTTGCTCCCTCCCCTTCCGGGGGAGGGCGGGGGTGGGGGCGAGCGGCCTTGGAGTGGTGACGCTGCCGTGCCCCCATCCCAACCTTCCCCCGGGAGGGGAAGGAGCAATGCGGGAGCGATCTGGCCAAAGCGCAAGGGCCTGTGGGCCACCGGCGCCGCCCTCTTCATCGGCGGCCTCGGCGTCATCGCCGGCCTGCTCGGCTGGCGCTCCGCCATCGCGCCCGTGTCGCTCACCGCACCGGTCTACAGCCAGTCCACCATCGAACGCGGCCGCGTGCTCGCCGCGCTCGGCGATTGCGCCGTGTGCCACACCGCACCCGGCGGCGCACCCAACGCGGGTGGCCGCGCGATGGAGACGCCCTTCGGCACGCTCTACACGACGAACCTCACGCCCGATGCGGACACGGGCCTCGGCCGTTGGTCCTTCAGCGCCTTCCAGCGCGCGATGCGCGAAGGCGTCTCGCGCGACGGCCATCACCTGTACCCCGCGTTCCCCTACACCGCGTTCGCGAAGACCAGCGACGACGACCTGCAGGCGCTCTATGCGCACTTCATGGCGATGCCCGCGGTGCGCGCGGAAACGCCCAAGTCCGAGCTCAAGTTCCCATTCAACCTGCGCCCGCTGATGGCCGGCTGGAACGCGCTGTTCCACGATCCCGCGCCGCTGCAGCCCGTGCCCACGCAGAGTGCCGAATGGAACCGCGGTGCCTACCTCGTCAACGGCCTGGGCCATTGCGGCGCCTGCCACACGCCGCGCAACGCGCTCGGCGCGGAGCAGGGCGGCAGTGCGTTCCTCTCGGGCGCGATGGTCGATGGCTGGGAAGCACCGGCGCTCACGCAGCTGTCGAAGGCCGCCGTGCCGTGGGACACCGACGCGCTCTACCGTTACCTGCGCAATGGCCACTCGCCGCGCCACGGCATCGCGGGCGGCCCGATGGCCGAGGTGGTGCGTGAGCTCGCGCAGGTGCCCGACGCCGACGTGCGTGCGATGGCCGTCTACCTTGGGTCGTTCAACCCCGAGCCCGTCGCGCAACCGCAAGCGCTCGCGCAACAGGCCATCGACAACGCAGCACGCACACAAGGCCAGCTGCTCGGCCCCGCGCAGCGCATGTTCGACAGCGCCTGTGCCTCGTGCCACCACGACGGCGACGGCCCCACGCTGCTGGGCGTGAACACGCCACTCGCACTCAACAGCAGCCTCACGAGCACGCGGCCCGACAACCTGCTGCGCACCATCCTCGACGGCGTGCGCGCACCCGCACACCGCGACATCGGCTTCATGCCCGCGTTCCGCGAGGCGCTCGACGACCGTCAGATTGCTGACCTCGCCGGCTACATGCGCGCCCGCTTCGCACCGCAGGAAGCGGCGTGGCCGAACCTGCCTGCCGACGTCGCGCGCGTGCGGGCCACGCCGGGCCACTGA